The Formosa sp. Hel1_33_131 genome window below encodes:
- a CDS encoding DUF7935 family protein, with translation MEIEFYSLIMYCIPALITGAIAYLFFKEYTNNESKRRHYILHKSLQKEVLPVKLQAYERLALVLERMAPNNLLIRIQPISQRKEDYEQLLIQNIEQEFEHNLAQQIYLSEECWNIILTAKNTTIQFIRNCDISNSAESADKFRELVLTKSMDMPSPSNAALAYLKNEVSNLLTY, from the coding sequence ATGGAAATTGAGTTTTATAGCCTTATCATGTATTGCATTCCAGCCCTTATAACAGGTGCGATTGCGTATTTATTTTTCAAAGAGTACACCAACAACGAAAGTAAAAGACGTCACTATATCCTTCATAAATCGCTTCAAAAAGAAGTGCTTCCTGTAAAACTTCAGGCGTATGAGCGTTTGGCGTTGGTTTTGGAGCGTATGGCTCCCAATAATTTACTCATTAGAATTCAACCTATTTCTCAACGAAAGGAAGATTATGAGCAGTTACTGATTCAGAATATCGAACAAGAGTTTGAGCATAATTTAGCTCAGCAAATCTATTTGTCGGAAGAATGTTGGAACATCATTTTAACCGCTAAAAACACGACCATTCAATTTATTAGAAATTGTGACATTTCAAACAGCGCCGAATCCGCTGATAAATTTCGCGAATTAGTCCTCACAAAATCGATGGATATGCCATCACCAAGCAATGCTGCCTTAGCGTATTTAAAAAATGAAGTGAGTAATTTACTAACGTATTAA